The following proteins come from a genomic window of Neptunomonas concharum:
- a CDS encoding capsule biosynthesis protein, producing MKSRNFLFLQGSTSPFFSKLGDALTQAKAHVFRINFNAGDYIYWRNKPSWQFRDKASALPEYLRKKVLDYGITDIIMLGDTRPVNAAAVPLSKALGLRLHIFDEGYLRPDWLTLEEGGINGFSQLPKEANWYLEAAKHLPPAPPSQSISNPITLLALHEIGYHFPGLLNPIFYHGYKTHRPAISGLELAGWGIRFSQMPWYETRDKRTIHHLLSNNKPFYLLPLQLDSDSQIQVHSDITSMSDLVHTVVDSFTEYAPQDALLVIKNHPLDTGFTNFAAIIKQLSKEKDIEGRILYLESGSLPALLDACEGVVVVNSTVGITALAHQCRTLALGQAIYDMPGLTAQCSLDAFWHDTIYPDPQLFDAFRQIVIHATQINGGFFSSDGIRIGVNNAMKRLQESQSPLEVLLESYPVSPS from the coding sequence ATGAAAAGTAGAAATTTTCTGTTTTTACAGGGGTCCACCAGCCCATTTTTTTCCAAACTGGGGGATGCATTAACCCAAGCAAAAGCGCATGTGTTTCGCATCAATTTTAATGCGGGCGATTATATCTACTGGCGCAATAAACCTTCTTGGCAGTTCCGTGATAAAGCATCAGCACTACCTGAGTACCTCCGCAAAAAAGTGCTCGATTATGGCATTACCGATATTATAATGTTGGGCGATACTCGCCCCGTTAATGCAGCGGCGGTGCCGCTTTCAAAAGCGCTGGGGCTTAGGTTACATATCTTTGATGAAGGTTACTTAAGACCCGATTGGCTGACGCTAGAAGAAGGCGGTATTAATGGTTTTTCTCAGCTTCCAAAAGAGGCCAACTGGTACCTTGAAGCCGCTAAGCATCTCCCCCCCGCCCCGCCCAGTCAATCTATTAGCAACCCCATTACTCTGCTGGCTTTACATGAAATCGGCTACCACTTTCCTGGCTTACTGAACCCTATTTTTTATCACGGTTATAAAACCCACCGCCCTGCAATTTCAGGTTTAGAGCTAGCCGGTTGGGGAATTCGATTTTCCCAAATGCCTTGGTATGAAACGCGCGATAAACGCACTATTCATCACTTGCTTAGCAATAACAAACCTTTCTACCTACTCCCTCTGCAACTGGATAGTGATAGCCAAATTCAGGTACATTCTGATATCACATCCATGTCTGATCTGGTCCATACTGTTGTGGATTCTTTCACAGAGTATGCACCACAAGATGCACTGTTGGTAATCAAAAACCACCCACTGGATACAGGCTTCACTAATTTTGCTGCAATAATCAAACAGCTATCAAAAGAAAAAGACATTGAAGGACGTATTCTCTATTTAGAAAGTGGCTCCTTACCCGCGTTACTAGATGCATGTGAGGGTGTCGTCGTAGTAAATAGTACCGTCGGTATCACCGCATTAGCTCACCAATGCCGAACACTGGCACTAGGCCAAGCCATCTATGATATGCCAGGACTAACAGCCCAGTGTTCGCTCGATGCTTTCTGGCACGACACCATCTATCCAGACCCACAGCTATTTGATGCATTCCGGCAGATAGTGATCCACGCCACACAGATTAATGGAGGTTTTTTTAGCTCTGACGGCATCCGTATTGGCGTTAACAATGCGATGAAGCGCTTACAAGAAAGCCAATCTCCCCTTGAAGTTCTCTTGGAATCTTATCCCGTATCACCTTCATGA
- a CDS encoding aminotransferase class I/II-fold pyridoxal phosphate-dependent enzyme, with amino-acid sequence MNSKLSQQLKEKLIQQTLKHKLKKAESPNTGIGSLIRANQQEQKYCQFDQLPGYQQMTIIREGAHSLGITSPFFRVHQGNAGATSYIDDQEMINFASYNYLDLSGHPDVNEAAVKAINQYGTSVSASRIVSGERPVHRTLETAIAECYEVDDAVVFVSGHATNVSTIGHLFGPKDLIIHDEFSHNSLLVGAKLSGAKRLSFPHNNLAALEKTLLEHRTQFERVLIVTEGMFSMDGDFPDLNKLVEIKNRFSAFLMVDEAHSFGVLGSTGKGLREHFQIAGREVDIWMGTLSKTLAGCGGYIAGESALIEHLRYMAPGFLYSVGIPAPTAAASLAALHLMQQEPERIKKLHHISQFFLKQAKDMGFNTGSSEGIAIIAIIFGSSMRAANASDTLFKQGINVQPIVYPAVPERSARLRFFLSCEHTEAQVMKTLAHLKAFI; translated from the coding sequence ATGAACAGTAAACTGTCTCAACAACTTAAAGAGAAACTGATACAACAGACACTCAAGCATAAGCTGAAAAAAGCTGAAAGCCCAAACACCGGCATTGGCTCACTGATTCGCGCTAATCAACAGGAACAAAAGTATTGTCAGTTCGATCAGCTACCAGGCTATCAGCAAATGACGATCATTAGAGAAGGTGCACACTCGTTAGGTATAACCAGCCCCTTCTTTAGAGTCCATCAAGGTAATGCAGGAGCCACCAGCTACATTGATGATCAGGAGATGATCAACTTTGCCAGCTATAACTACCTAGATTTATCTGGACACCCCGATGTAAATGAGGCCGCTGTAAAAGCGATCAACCAATACGGCACCTCTGTTTCTGCCAGTCGTATTGTATCGGGGGAGCGCCCTGTTCATCGAACGCTCGAAACGGCTATTGCAGAGTGCTATGAGGTCGATGATGCCGTAGTTTTTGTGAGTGGCCATGCAACGAATGTATCGACGATTGGGCACCTGTTTGGGCCGAAGGATCTGATTATTCACGATGAGTTTAGCCACAATAGTTTGCTGGTTGGCGCCAAACTATCTGGTGCAAAACGGCTATCGTTTCCTCACAACAATCTCGCTGCACTAGAGAAGACACTGCTCGAGCATCGCACTCAATTTGAGCGAGTTTTAATTGTGACGGAGGGAATGTTCAGTATGGATGGCGACTTCCCTGACCTGAATAAACTTGTAGAAATAAAAAATCGGTTTTCTGCTTTTTTGATGGTAGATGAGGCTCATTCGTTTGGGGTGTTAGGTTCCACAGGTAAAGGCTTACGGGAGCATTTCCAAATAGCGGGTCGGGAAGTGGATATTTGGATGGGCACCCTCAGTAAAACACTGGCAGGGTGCGGCGGCTACATTGCAGGAGAATCTGCGCTTATCGAACATTTACGCTATATGGCTCCCGGTTTTTTATACAGTGTTGGCATTCCGGCCCCTACTGCGGCCGCCTCTCTGGCGGCGCTGCACCTTATGCAGCAAGAGCCAGAACGCATTAAAAAGCTGCATCATATCTCTCAGTTTTTCCTAAAACAGGCTAAAGATATGGGCTTCAATACAGGTAGCAGTGAGGGTATCGCGATTATAGCCATTATATTCGGCAGCTCTATGCGAGCAGCTAATGCATCTGATACCTTGTTCAAACAGGGAATTAATGTACAGCCTATTGTCTACCCAGCTGTTCCCGAACGTAGTGCACGGTTACGTTTTTTCCTCTCCTGCGAACACACTGAAGCGCAAGTGATGAAAACCTTAGCTCATCTAAAAGCTTTTATTTAG
- a CDS encoding type I polyketide synthase, with protein MDKRVAIIGTSFRFPGTTPQTFWSDLLDHRDLVSEVESGRWSFDAFSHPDTKHPGTSYTFKAGSLGDVSGFDASFFGISPREASLMDPQQRLLLEMTWEAIENAGKPPSSLKGSDCGVFIGIASADYAYRFAEDLSIVDSSVATGNTSSIAANRISYLFDLHGPSIALDTACSSSMVAFHQACQSIRSGETEQALAGGVSLHLHPYGFIAFSKATMLSKQGKCQVFDAEGDGYVRSEGGGIFLLKDYDAAIRDGDAILAVVAGSSVNTDGYKSGLTVPNPQAQAALMTAAYQKAGLSPEQLDYVEAHGTGTAVGDPIETRAISMALGKGRSTPLPIGSVKSNMGHLEAASGIAGLAKAIYCLKHREVPATISMKTPNPNIHFEDWNIRVVTENMPLSTEKTLTIGVNSFGFGGANAHVILQTAPKVQATPPAQTPSKKIPLIISARDINALEQSVRQAITLLETASDSFYALAYNFALHREIHPIVHTIWAENCTDAAAQLSSLLTDKVDPFYNDTPSSRIAYVYSGNGCQWEKMGNTLLQSSEVFRAAVEQVDGYFTPLAGFSLIEELQGNNGEERLALTEIAQPALFALQVGLTELLRAHHVMPSAVTGHSVGEVASAWASGALTLEQAVHVIYYRSQHQGKTAGLGEMTAVGFDAQSTQALITELALTEVELAGINSIRGVTLAGNPDQLSQIESHLKQQGTFYRRLNLNYAFHSSKMDSVEEQIKISLSNLTPSASQLPFYSTVSGELLDGSTLTADYWWDNIRQPVLFQSAIDQMIADGYTAFIEIGAHPVLKNYLNDALRHADLTGLTLTTLTKHKDQIELIERAAAQALICEDIKSSGLFAQPAERIELPAYPWQRERLWHPESANSIGLLMRQKQHDLLGYPVKQFLHTWENTLDTQAYPWLADHVVDDHVIFPGTGYIELLLAATHLNTPTEFVELEEIEIYNPLTLDNQHSKKTRVSLQPKSGEITISSRDLVEGEHWTKNAAGRFLKAPTPLHLSQPCPALPRRPYDLTLTDHLSMMMSVGLDYGPTFQAITHGWAEGDRVLGVFDPQFNQSGYWLHPAQLDCTFQLIIQFLKEQLNNNEGIAYVPVRVGRIFVRTQAKSLHVAQARLLKRSPHSITAEFDLFDIDGVHIASIKEARFKAVRVKKSATQRVDYLDYHLTGTPAQKLSATPMDLRLVLQDCLSSETLVKCQRYQEEIDPLFDALANAILTEHVPKLAARGLFNSTYIAEFTEAYPESEPLLQCLIHSAAQSQLITETSEGWQITPQNDDEAIPANLIWQMMARDYPEVFAVTHALGRFNLQLSRWLEAPDQLPSVNLEAYDTLLQVRNTPLFAHDVASALIDKVQQLSAQANVQRLRILEVGVSSPEICRYFNEALDPKQYDVSFTSLNSGAINKAEHLQEEFPYLNVIPLLDIEEEQAPQHQLVIININGATLSDFGIMMRHLSVLMADNAHLILIVPTPSHWLELLMRSHPEWLTAGHSQQLSPSQWADLLAEYGIDDCHILKGYTTSQQQLVIGQYQRPEEIKLPITLEHWHVLTDNSDNSLFPTDGHNYPQNTLVSLSDFANWTLEACASWLTQNVSDNLLFAIGLQSAPTSQMKLQQINDRCKGLNNLFKAIETSASEVNLWVLTRHVASLYPCDDPNASWEHHQSDDSAIWGFVRTLMNESQHTRLHLIDLPKSLTTPVYQTLYAEYAVPSVEQELFIDQRGQRYAPRLRKNPVPSLQSSSECASTPAVSYYLGFETPGQLKSLKWYAKEISPLHEDQIRVDIKATGLNFRDVMYTLGMLSDEAIENGFAGPTLGLEFAGIVTAVGDKISDYQPGDTVVGFGPASFSDSVVTQPNAIAHIPEGISFEAASTIPSTFFTVYYALHYLSRLEPGEKILIHGAAGGVGIAAIQVAQWIGAEIYATAGSESKRDFLRMMGVEHIYDSRSLTFAEEILLDTKEVGVDVVLNSLAGEAINQNLRVLKPFGRFLELGKRDFYENTQIGLRPFRNNISYFGIDADQLMQSKPELTHRLFQEMMGLFQDGTLYPLPYTLFDANHVVDAFRYMQQAKQIGKIVIGYDQPIRPKQPITTPPSEVLTLEPNASYLVTGGLAGFGLKTAQWLVSKGARHLVLISRSGLGNDNAVEAVQQLEAQGINVLACACDVSNRDSLAELLDNSAEKMPPIKGVVHAAAVIEDSLAMNLSQEQLERVLTPKIAGALWLDELTDHLDLSFFVLYSSATTLLGNPGQSSYVAANHWLEGLAADRIRRGKPATCPRWGAIDDVGFLARNEKIKDALQSRIGGQALPSDKALEALEQMLLHGIGSQGVLEFEWGPLSRFLPSAAQPKFREIALANSDNDQSEDNRLDINELLAMSDDELTEKLLSLLKAELSKILMTSEDKLDPNRSMYDMGLDSLMGVELMSAIESKLGISVSVMALSETPTLGKLSHKLMNQLRGEQSDEDEMTKQVASQHLAEEDSSV; from the coding sequence ATGGATAAACGTGTTGCCATTATAGGTACTTCTTTTCGCTTTCCTGGCACAACCCCCCAGACCTTTTGGTCCGACCTTCTTGACCATCGTGATTTAGTGTCCGAGGTAGAATCAGGCCGTTGGTCGTTTGACGCTTTTTCACATCCTGACACCAAACACCCTGGTACTAGCTACACCTTCAAAGCAGGTTCGCTAGGAGATGTTTCGGGCTTTGATGCAAGTTTCTTTGGTATTTCTCCTCGTGAAGCATCCCTGATGGACCCGCAGCAACGCTTACTGCTCGAAATGACATGGGAAGCGATTGAAAATGCAGGTAAACCACCCTCATCATTGAAAGGCAGCGACTGCGGGGTTTTTATCGGTATCGCTAGTGCTGATTATGCGTACCGTTTTGCCGAGGATTTAAGCATCGTCGACTCTAGTGTTGCGACCGGAAATACCTCCAGTATTGCAGCTAACAGAATCTCCTATCTCTTTGATCTGCATGGCCCCAGCATTGCCCTGGATACCGCTTGCTCCTCTTCGATGGTTGCTTTTCATCAGGCGTGTCAATCCATTCGCTCCGGCGAAACGGAGCAAGCCTTAGCCGGCGGTGTCAGCTTACACTTACACCCTTATGGCTTTATTGCTTTTTCTAAGGCAACCATGCTTTCCAAACAGGGTAAATGCCAAGTTTTTGATGCCGAGGGTGATGGTTATGTTCGATCCGAAGGGGGCGGCATATTCCTGCTGAAAGATTACGACGCAGCGATTAGAGATGGTGATGCTATCCTCGCGGTTGTTGCAGGCTCCTCAGTAAATACAGATGGTTATAAGTCAGGCCTGACGGTTCCTAACCCCCAAGCACAAGCCGCTTTAATGACAGCTGCCTATCAAAAAGCAGGCTTGTCACCGGAACAACTTGATTATGTTGAGGCTCATGGTACTGGCACAGCGGTTGGTGATCCTATAGAAACCCGAGCCATCAGTATGGCTTTAGGGAAAGGCAGAAGTACGCCTCTACCTATTGGTTCGGTCAAAAGTAATATGGGGCATTTAGAAGCAGCCTCGGGTATAGCAGGCCTAGCGAAAGCAATTTATTGCCTTAAGCATCGAGAAGTGCCTGCTACTATCAGCATGAAAACCCCCAATCCTAATATTCATTTTGAGGATTGGAATATTCGTGTCGTTACCGAAAACATGCCACTATCCACAGAAAAAACCCTTACCATTGGTGTTAATTCGTTTGGTTTTGGGGGAGCGAATGCGCATGTTATCTTGCAGACAGCACCCAAAGTTCAGGCAACGCCTCCTGCTCAAACACCATCAAAAAAGATTCCACTTATTATCTCAGCTAGGGATATAAACGCACTGGAGCAGTCGGTTCGTCAAGCGATAACCTTGCTAGAAACTGCTAGTGATTCCTTTTATGCACTGGCTTATAATTTCGCCTTACATCGCGAAATCCACCCCATCGTACATACAATTTGGGCAGAAAACTGCACAGATGCGGCTGCACAATTATCATCTTTACTTACTGATAAGGTCGACCCTTTTTACAATGACACACCTTCCAGCAGGATAGCTTACGTCTACTCCGGTAATGGTTGCCAGTGGGAGAAAATGGGCAATACATTACTCCAAAGCTCAGAAGTTTTTCGAGCTGCTGTCGAGCAGGTTGATGGTTATTTCACACCGCTGGCTGGCTTCTCACTAATTGAGGAGCTACAAGGTAACAATGGCGAGGAACGTTTGGCGCTCACGGAGATCGCACAGCCAGCGTTGTTCGCACTGCAAGTTGGATTAACCGAACTCCTTCGTGCTCACCATGTAATGCCATCAGCAGTGACTGGTCACAGTGTTGGCGAAGTCGCTTCAGCGTGGGCCAGTGGCGCCCTGACGCTAGAGCAAGCGGTTCATGTCATCTACTACCGCAGTCAACACCAGGGCAAAACAGCCGGACTTGGTGAAATGACCGCTGTTGGCTTTGATGCCCAGAGCACACAAGCACTTATTACAGAACTCGCCTTAACGGAAGTAGAACTAGCTGGAATCAACAGCATAAGAGGCGTCACCTTAGCGGGCAACCCTGATCAACTCTCTCAAATAGAGTCCCATTTAAAACAGCAGGGTACTTTTTACCGTCGACTAAATCTGAATTATGCATTCCATAGTTCCAAAATGGATTCAGTCGAAGAACAAATAAAGATCAGCCTTAGCAATTTAACACCTTCTGCTTCCCAATTGCCTTTCTACTCAACCGTTTCAGGCGAACTGCTGGATGGAAGCACACTCACCGCTGATTATTGGTGGGATAACATTCGCCAACCGGTGCTATTTCAATCCGCTATCGATCAGATGATTGCAGATGGCTATACAGCTTTTATTGAAATAGGCGCTCACCCTGTCCTCAAAAATTATTTAAACGATGCGCTTCGACATGCAGATCTTACAGGACTCACGCTCACAACGCTGACCAAACATAAAGATCAAATCGAGCTTATCGAAAGGGCCGCAGCCCAAGCACTCATTTGTGAAGACATAAAATCTTCCGGTCTTTTTGCGCAACCTGCAGAGAGAATTGAGCTACCTGCCTATCCGTGGCAGCGAGAAAGGCTTTGGCACCCTGAGTCTGCTAACAGCATTGGGCTACTCATGCGCCAAAAGCAGCATGATTTATTAGGCTACCCGGTTAAGCAGTTTTTACATACATGGGAAAACACACTGGATACCCAGGCCTATCCATGGTTGGCTGATCATGTCGTCGATGATCATGTCATCTTCCCCGGGACAGGTTACATTGAGTTATTGCTAGCAGCGACTCATTTAAATACTCCCACAGAGTTTGTAGAGCTTGAAGAGATAGAGATTTATAATCCTCTGACACTCGATAACCAACATAGCAAGAAGACTCGCGTTTCACTGCAACCCAAAAGCGGCGAAATCACTATTTCCAGTCGCGATTTAGTCGAAGGTGAACACTGGACAAAGAATGCGGCTGGTCGCTTTTTGAAGGCACCCACCCCACTGCATCTTAGCCAGCCCTGCCCTGCCTTGCCAAGACGTCCCTATGATTTGACCCTGACAGATCATCTCAGCATGATGATGTCAGTTGGACTAGATTACGGCCCGACTTTTCAAGCGATTACTCATGGCTGGGCAGAAGGTGATCGCGTGTTGGGGGTATTTGACCCACAATTTAATCAAAGTGGCTACTGGCTTCACCCTGCGCAACTGGACTGCACTTTTCAATTAATCATCCAGTTCTTGAAAGAGCAACTTAACAATAATGAAGGGATTGCATATGTCCCCGTAAGAGTTGGCCGCATTTTTGTTAGAACACAAGCCAAGTCGCTCCATGTGGCTCAAGCTCGGCTTCTAAAGCGTTCACCCCATTCAATTACCGCTGAATTTGATCTATTCGATATCGACGGGGTGCATATCGCTTCAATCAAAGAAGCCCGCTTTAAAGCGGTACGTGTGAAAAAGTCAGCAACGCAACGGGTAGATTATTTAGATTATCACTTAACTGGCACACCTGCGCAAAAACTCTCGGCTACTCCTATGGATCTGAGACTGGTATTACAAGATTGCCTTTCCTCAGAAACCTTAGTCAAATGCCAGCGTTATCAGGAAGAGATAGACCCACTGTTTGATGCACTAGCCAATGCTATTCTTACCGAGCATGTGCCTAAATTGGCAGCCAGAGGACTATTTAATAGCACATATATCGCAGAATTCACTGAAGCTTACCCAGAAAGTGAGCCTCTGCTGCAGTGTTTGATTCACAGTGCCGCCCAGAGTCAACTTATCACAGAAACCAGTGAAGGCTGGCAAATAACACCTCAGAATGACGATGAAGCTATTCCCGCCAATCTAATCTGGCAGATGATGGCGCGGGACTACCCTGAGGTGTTTGCTGTTACTCATGCACTAGGACGTTTTAACCTTCAGCTATCTCGATGGTTAGAGGCTCCCGACCAGCTGCCTTCTGTTAATCTAGAGGCATATGACACCCTCTTACAGGTACGTAATACACCGTTATTTGCTCATGATGTAGCAAGCGCCTTGATAGATAAAGTTCAGCAGTTATCCGCACAAGCAAATGTGCAACGCCTACGTATCCTTGAGGTTGGTGTATCATCTCCTGAGATTTGCCGTTACTTTAACGAGGCACTCGACCCTAAACAGTATGATGTCAGCTTTACCAGCCTCAATAGCGGCGCTATTAATAAAGCGGAGCATCTCCAGGAGGAATTCCCCTACCTGAATGTTATTCCGCTGCTCGATATAGAAGAGGAACAAGCTCCCCAACACCAATTGGTTATTATTAATATTAATGGGGCCACTCTATCCGACTTTGGCATCATGATGAGACACTTATCGGTGCTTATGGCTGATAATGCCCATCTGATACTGATAGTACCCACACCATCGCACTGGTTAGAGCTGTTAATGAGAAGCCACCCAGAATGGTTAACAGCAGGGCACTCTCAACAACTATCACCGTCACAGTGGGCTGATCTACTTGCAGAGTATGGTATTGATGACTGCCACATCCTAAAAGGGTATACGACATCCCAACAACAGCTGGTGATCGGCCAATACCAGCGCCCAGAGGAAATCAAACTCCCTATAACCTTAGAACACTGGCATGTCCTAACGGACAATTCGGATAATTCTCTGTTTCCGACTGACGGTCATAACTATCCACAAAACACGCTCGTTTCGTTATCTGATTTTGCAAATTGGACATTGGAAGCCTGCGCGAGCTGGTTGACTCAGAATGTTTCTGACAATCTGCTGTTCGCCATAGGATTACAATCAGCACCGACATCGCAAATGAAACTCCAGCAGATCAATGATCGCTGCAAGGGGCTGAACAACCTATTCAAAGCAATTGAGACATCCGCTTCAGAAGTTAACCTCTGGGTATTAACTCGACATGTTGCAAGCTTATACCCCTGTGATGACCCTAATGCGAGCTGGGAACATCACCAATCCGATGATTCTGCTATTTGGGGGTTTGTACGCACTCTCATGAATGAGTCGCAGCACACAAGACTGCATTTGATTGATCTACCTAAATCGCTCACTACGCCGGTTTACCAGACACTCTATGCTGAATATGCAGTACCTTCAGTTGAGCAGGAGCTCTTCATCGATCAACGGGGTCAGCGTTATGCACCTCGCCTACGTAAAAACCCTGTACCTAGCCTGCAGTCATCGTCTGAATGTGCCAGTACACCTGCAGTTAGTTATTACTTGGGTTTTGAAACACCGGGGCAGCTAAAGAGTTTAAAATGGTACGCCAAAGAGATCAGTCCACTTCATGAAGACCAAATCCGCGTAGACATTAAAGCCACTGGACTTAACTTCCGTGATGTCATGTACACCTTAGGGATGCTGTCTGACGAGGCGATCGAAAATGGTTTTGCAGGGCCTACACTCGGACTCGAATTTGCAGGTATTGTCACCGCAGTTGGGGATAAGATAAGCGACTACCAGCCAGGCGACACGGTCGTTGGCTTTGGCCCTGCCAGCTTTAGCGATTCAGTGGTTACGCAACCCAATGCTATTGCACATATTCCGGAGGGTATTTCATTTGAAGCGGCCTCCACAATCCCAAGCACGTTCTTTACAGTTTATTATGCCTTGCACTACTTATCGCGCCTTGAACCTGGTGAAAAAATCCTGATCCACGGCGCGGCCGGAGGTGTTGGCATTGCAGCGATTCAAGTAGCCCAATGGATAGGGGCCGAGATCTATGCAACGGCGGGTTCTGAAAGCAAACGAGACTTCCTGCGCATGATGGGTGTTGAGCATATTTATGACTCCCGTTCGTTGACTTTCGCTGAAGAGATCTTATTAGACACGAAAGAAGTGGGAGTGGATGTCGTTCTCAACTCCCTCGCCGGAGAAGCCATTAACCAAAACCTACGGGTGCTCAAACCCTTTGGCCGATTCTTAGAGTTAGGTAAGCGCGATTTCTACGAGAATACCCAGATTGGTCTGCGCCCTTTCCGTAATAATATCAGTTATTTTGGTATAGACGCTGATCAGCTGATGCAGTCAAAGCCAGAGCTAACTCACCGTCTTTTCCAAGAGATGATGGGGCTATTCCAAGACGGCACGCTTTATCCACTGCCTTACACACTGTTTGATGCAAATCATGTTGTAGATGCGTTCCGCTATATGCAGCAAGCTAAGCAGATAGGAAAAATAGTTATCGGCTATGATCAGCCGATTCGACCTAAACAGCCAATTACGACTCCACCAAGCGAGGTGCTGACACTGGAACCAAATGCCAGTTACCTCGTCACTGGCGGGCTGGCGGGCTTTGGCTTAAAAACGGCCCAATGGTTGGTTAGCAAAGGGGCTCGTCACTTGGTTCTGATTAGCCGAAGCGGCTTAGGAAACGATAATGCCGTAGAAGCTGTGCAACAACTAGAAGCTCAAGGCATTAATGTACTAGCGTGCGCCTGTGATGTTAGCAACCGGGACTCACTAGCTGAATTGCTAGACAATAGCGCCGAAAAAATGCCTCCAATTAAAGGGGTTGTTCATGCTGCAGCAGTCATTGAAGATAGCCTTGCAATGAACCTTAGCCAAGAACAACTGGAGCGTGTTTTAACACCTAAAATCGCAGGGGCGCTATGGCTTGATGAACTGACTGATCATTTGGATCTTTCGTTCTTCGTACTTTACTCCTCTGCAACAACACTGCTCGGCAACCCAGGGCAAAGCAGTTATGTAGCTGCAAACCACTGGTTAGAAGGATTGGCCGCAGACCGCATTCGTCGTGGTAAACCTGCTACTTGCCCTCGGTGGGGTGCGATTGATGATGTAGGATTCCTCGCGCGTAATGAGAAAATCAAGGATGCATTACAAAGCCGTATAGGTGGGCAAGCCTTACCTTCAGATAAAGCCTTGGAAGCATTAGAACAGATGTTACTCCACGGTATTGGTAGTCAAGGGGTACTTGAATTCGAATGGGGACCACTTAGCCGATTCTTACCGAGCGCAGCTCAACCAAAATTTAGAGAGATTGCGCTCGCCAATTCCGATAATGACCAAAGCGAAGATAACCGGTTGGACATCAATGAACTTCTAGCAATGAGCGATGACGAGTTAACAGAGAAGTTGCTCTCATTATTGAAAGCAGAACTCAGTAAAATCCTCATGACATCTGAAGATAAGCTAGACCCTAACCGCTCCATGTACGACATGGGTCTGGATTCACTGATGGGGGTAGAGTTGATGTCGGCAATTGAATCCAAGCTAGGTATTAGTGTTTCAGTGATGGCATTAAGTGAAACACCTACTTTGGGAAAACTCAGCCATAAACTGATGAACCAACTACGCGGTGAGCAGAGCGATGAAGATGAGATGACCAAACAGGTTGCCAGCCAGCACCTTGCAGAAGAAGACTCATCAGTATGA